One segment of Salvelinus namaycush isolate Seneca unplaced genomic scaffold, SaNama_1.0 Scaffold1027, whole genome shotgun sequence DNA contains the following:
- the noto gene encoding homeobox protein notochord, translated as MRHYASLYAQPTGSQCAVVTKPASGKSFTIDALLAKPVETHRDWTSPKYQTAPPLLPFQTQMSSALSQYLYSPNMQHTPVHSHTQPGYSLYCCLPFSYHASCRGAFRIQETGLSKTHSFKHKGGKSKRIRTSFTNEQLDRLEKEFARQQYMVGSERFLLASGLQLTEAQVKVWFQNRRIKWRKQSLEQQQAKLVKLGLVVVPVKSPGSQGLEEGDEEEEIESSDTGSDVDIDGFPDHC; from the exons ATGCGCCATTACGCATCGCTCTATGCACAGCCCACCGGCAGCCAGTGCGCAGTGGTGACCAAGCCTGCCAGCGGGAAGTCCTTCACCATCGATGCTCTGCTCGCCAAGCCGGTGGAGACGCACAGAGACTGGACGAGTCCCAAATACCAAACCGCACCGCCACTGCTTCCCTTCCAGACCCAGATGAGCTCTGCGCTGTCGCAGTACCTCTACTCACCCAACATGCAGCACACGCCggtacacagtcacacacaacCCGGATACTCTCTCTATTGCTGCCTGCCGTTCTCTTACCACGCGTCATGCCGTGGGGCCTTTCGTATACAAG AAACAGGACTGTCAAAGACCCACTCATTCAAACACAAGGGAGGGAAATCCAAGCGGATACGAACCAGCTTCACCAACGAGCAGTTGGACCGTCTGGAGAAGGAGTTCGCCCGCCAACAGTACATGGTCGGCTCGGAGAGGTTCCTTCTGGCGTCGGGTCTGCAGCTCACAGAGGCTCAG GTCAAGGTGTGGTTCCAGAATCGACGCATCAAATGGCGCAAGCAGAGTCTGGAGCAGCAGCAGGCCAAGCTGGTTAAACTGGGCCTGGTCGTGGTCCCAGTGAAGAGTCCTGGTTCTCAGGGTCTGGAGGAGggcgatgaggaggaggagatcgAGTCCTCAGACACAGGATCAGATGTGGATATAGACGGGTTCCCTGACCACTGCTGA